From Acidobacteriota bacterium, one genomic window encodes:
- a CDS encoding glucose 1-dehydrogenase, with protein sequence MSYSKLDLDGRVAVVIGGTSGIGRAIAHGLAEAGADVVCTSRRQDQVDIAAAEIEAKGRRTLRATSDVSDKDSLEALLGACVSAFGKVDILVNSAGRTKREPTLDLDEETWNEILETNLTGTLRSCQVFGRHMIEKGYGRIINIASLSTFVSLFEVAAYSASKAAVASLTKSLAIEWAKKGVNVNAIAPGVFRTALNQKLLDESDRGREFLTRTPMGRFGNVEELAGAAVFLASDAASFVTGEVLVVDGGFLASGVNQ encoded by the coding sequence GATCTGGACGGCCGGGTAGCCGTCGTTATCGGAGGAACCTCAGGCATCGGCCGGGCGATCGCACACGGATTGGCCGAGGCCGGAGCGGATGTTGTCTGCACGTCGCGTAGGCAGGATCAGGTCGATATAGCCGCCGCTGAGATCGAGGCAAAGGGACGCAGGACGCTTCGTGCAACTTCTGACGTTTCTGACAAAGACTCGTTGGAAGCCCTTCTTGGCGCGTGCGTCTCAGCATTCGGCAAGGTCGACATCCTCGTCAACTCGGCCGGCCGCACCAAGCGCGAACCGACGCTCGACCTGGACGAAGAAACATGGAACGAAATTCTCGAAACCAACCTTACCGGAACACTCCGCTCGTGCCAGGTCTTCGGCCGTCACATGATCGAGAAAGGTTACGGACGAATAATCAACATCGCATCGCTTTCGACATTTGTGTCACTCTTTGAGGTCGCTGCTTATTCGGCGAGCAAAGCCGCAGTTGCGTCGCTCACAAAATCGCTTGCGATCGAATGGGCAAAGAAAGGGGTGAACGTAAATGCGATCGCACCCGGAGTTTTCCGCACCGCATTGAACCAAAAGCTGCTCGACGAGAGCGATCGTGGCCGTGAGTTTCTAACCCGAACACCCATGGGACGCTTCGGAAATGTCGAAGAACTTGCCGGCGCTGCGGTTTTCCTTGCGTCCGATGCTGCAAGTTTTGTGACCGGCGAAGTACTTGTCGTTGACGGCGGGTTTTTGGCGAGTGGCGTTAATCAGTAG
- a CDS encoding M24 family metallopeptidase — protein MALTELEEKTERITELLDRENLGAVLLNAQHNFAWLTGGSTNGIDLSRENGAASLLVTRSGKRYLLANNIELPRMLAEEVSADDFEPVDFSWQEEKAVGDTALRKAKALADGEITTDISLFAGAAAIEGKIAKCRYKLTRNELIRYRELGRDAGAIMRKVIEEIAPGDTEISIAAKIRSASARHNVSSVVTLVAADERIARFRHPVPTENSWKKTLLMVTCAKRFGLIVSLSRIVCIGSIPDDLQRKTEANASVNAALSAATRSGVTGAEMYTTAATAYAAAGFDGEIDKHHQGGAAGYKTREWVAHPQSSEIVHLNQAFAWNPSITGTKVEETILTTERGIEVITTSPDFPQIETNLNGQPFFSPGILSI, from the coding sequence ATGGCTTTAACCGAGCTCGAAGAAAAAACTGAGCGCATCACTGAACTGCTCGATCGTGAGAACCTCGGTGCGGTTTTGCTCAATGCCCAGCACAATTTTGCATGGCTGACCGGCGGATCGACGAACGGCATCGACCTGAGCCGTGAAAATGGTGCCGCTTCGCTCCTGGTGACGCGATCAGGTAAACGTTATTTGCTCGCAAACAACATAGAGTTGCCGCGCATGCTGGCAGAGGAAGTTTCGGCAGACGATTTTGAGCCGGTAGATTTTAGTTGGCAGGAAGAGAAAGCGGTTGGCGACACCGCGCTAAGAAAGGCGAAGGCATTGGCCGATGGGGAGATCACTACCGACATTTCGCTATTTGCCGGTGCGGCGGCGATCGAAGGCAAGATCGCCAAATGCCGGTACAAACTGACCCGCAACGAGTTGATCCGCTATCGTGAACTCGGACGCGATGCCGGAGCGATAATGCGAAAGGTCATCGAGGAGATCGCTCCGGGTGACACCGAAATTTCGATCGCCGCGAAGATCAGAAGTGCTTCTGCTCGGCATAACGTCTCTTCGGTTGTAACACTCGTGGCAGCGGATGAGCGGATCGCTCGTTTTCGCCACCCAGTGCCGACCGAAAATAGTTGGAAAAAGACACTTTTGATGGTAACGTGTGCCAAACGTTTTGGCCTGATCGTGAGTCTTAGCCGGATCGTCTGCATTGGCTCAATTCCGGATGATCTGCAGCGAAAAACGGAAGCAAATGCTTCAGTCAATGCCGCGCTATCCGCCGCGACTCGTTCCGGTGTGACAGGAGCTGAAATGTACACAACAGCGGCTACCGCGTATGCTGCCGCCGGATTTGACGGCGAGATCGACAAACATCATCAGGGCGGTGCGGCTGGATACAAGACCCGTGAATGGGTCGCACATCCGCAAAGTTCAGAGATCGTGCACCTTAACCAGGCATTTGCCTGGAATCCGTCGATCACTGGAACAAAAGTTGAAGAAACAATACTGACAACGGAACGTGGGATTGAGGTGATCACCACGTCCCCTGATTTTCCGCAGATCGAAACGAATCTGAACGGACAGCCGTTCTTTTCCCCAGGAATTTTATCAATTTAG
- a CDS encoding MFS transporter — protein sequence MNDQSEIIESQKRQDDGGEPTVRIGHYRWMICTLLFFAATVNYVDRQVLGILKPTLAKEFGWTEIDYGWIVFAFQTAYAIGLLFVGRLMDRFGTKKGFAVSITVWSVAALLHAWAVPIGVATAALLNFVGIVSTTTAFASVVGFMVVRFILGLGEAGNFPASIKTVAEWFPKKERALATGIFNSGTNVGALATPLLVPLIVLYWGWWEAFIITGLIGFLWLGFWLMIYRRPEEHPRLSKAELAYIQSDPIEPNVTIPWKRLFPHRQTWAFAIGKFLTDPIWWVYLFWLPDFLQKQHGLDLKTFGLPIAVIYIIADVGSIGGGYLSSKMIKMGWSINRSRKTAMLICALAVVPIVIASTTSSLWLAVILIGIAAAAHQGWSANIFTLSSDMFPKQAVGSVVGIGGMFGAIGGMIISPLVGYILDRTGSYLPLFIIAASAYLVALLIIHLLAPRLEPANIKYD from the coding sequence ATGAACGATCAATCCGAGATCATAGAGAGTCAAAAACGGCAGGACGATGGCGGCGAACCAACCGTACGGATCGGCCATTATCGCTGGATGATCTGTACGCTGCTGTTCTTCGCGGCAACAGTCAATTATGTTGACCGCCAGGTTCTCGGCATTCTGAAACCTACCCTAGCTAAGGAATTTGGCTGGACTGAGATCGATTATGGCTGGATCGTTTTCGCGTTTCAGACCGCTTATGCGATCGGCCTGCTGTTTGTGGGCCGCCTAATGGATCGCTTCGGGACGAAAAAAGGTTTTGCGGTATCCATAACGGTCTGGAGCGTTGCCGCACTCCTGCACGCCTGGGCAGTTCCGATCGGTGTTGCGACAGCGGCTTTGCTTAATTTCGTCGGCATCGTGTCGACAACCACGGCATTCGCTTCTGTGGTCGGCTTCATGGTCGTGCGTTTCATCCTCGGCCTTGGCGAAGCCGGTAATTTCCCGGCATCGATCAAAACGGTTGCCGAGTGGTTTCCTAAGAAAGAGCGAGCTCTTGCAACAGGCATTTTTAATTCAGGGACAAACGTCGGAGCCTTAGCAACACCGCTTCTCGTTCCACTGATAGTTCTTTATTGGGGCTGGTGGGAAGCGTTCATTATTACTGGCTTGATAGGGTTTTTGTGGCTCGGCTTTTGGCTGATGATATATCGCCGGCCCGAGGAGCATCCAAGGCTCTCGAAGGCAGAACTTGCATATATTCAGAGTGATCCGATCGAGCCTAATGTAACCATTCCATGGAAACGCCTTTTCCCGCATCGTCAGACGTGGGCATTCGCGATCGGCAAATTCCTTACGGATCCGATCTGGTGGGTCTATCTCTTTTGGCTGCCCGATTTTCTCCAAAAGCAGCACGGCCTCGACCTCAAGACCTTTGGTCTTCCGATCGCGGTGATCTACATCATCGCTGACGTCGGCAGTATCGGCGGCGGTTATCTTTCATCAAAGATGATCAAAATGGGCTGGAGTATCAACCGTTCAAGAAAAACTGCGATGCTTATCTGTGCACTCGCCGTCGTGCCGATCGTGATCGCCTCGACGACCTCGAGCTTGTGGCTTGCGGTTATTTTGATCGGTATTGCAGCAGCAGCTCATCAGGGCTGGTCGGCTAATATCTTCACGCTTTCCTCGGATATGTTCCCGAAGCAGGCCGTTGGTTCGGTTGTCGGTATCGGCGGTATGTTCGGAGCCATCGGCGGCATGATAATCTCGCCGCTAGTTGGATATATTCTGGACCGGACGGGCAGCTATCTACCGCTCTTCATCATCGCAGCGTCTGCATATTTGGTAGCGTTATTGATAATCCATCTTCTGGCGCCAAGGCTAGAACCGGCGAATATCAAGTACGACTAA
- a CDS encoding glycoside hydrolase 43 family protein, translating to MQTLSRSVLISLVFLCAVAANAQVSKVWVADNGDDTYKNPIINADYSDPDAIRVGDDYYMTSSSFNSVPGLPILHSKDLVNWSLINHVFREQEPKDIFKKPQHGGGVWAPAIRFHAGEFYIFFPDPDYGIYMTKAKDPAGEWSKPLLIAEGKGWIDPCPLWDDDGKAYLVHAFAGSRAGIKSLLVVKKMSSDGTKLLDDGVMVFDGHDTDPTVEGPKFMKRDGYYYILAPAGGVATGWQLVLRSTNVYGPYERKVVLAQGRSTVNGPHQGALVDTPSGEWWFLHFQDKGPYGRVVHLQPAVWKNGFPVIGSDPDGDGTGEPVLQYRKPNVGSSFPIQTPPDTDEFNGPTIGRQWQWHANPEARWAFPYPEKGVLRMYSVQQPDGYKNLWDLPNLLLQKTPADEFTATAKVSLTPRFEGERFGLVVMGLDYSLIGITNRGGKTYISQSTSKYADKGTLETESLPQPLLSKDVYIRVDVKAGAVCVFSYSIDGKAFANVGETFKAREGRWIGAKVGFFFNRPGKFNDAGSADIDWIRFER from the coding sequence ATGCAAACTCTGTCGAGATCAGTTTTGATATCGCTCGTATTTTTGTGTGCAGTAGCAGCTAATGCCCAGGTTTCGAAGGTCTGGGTTGCGGATAACGGCGACGATACTTACAAAAATCCGATCATCAATGCCGACTATTCCGATCCCGATGCGATTCGCGTTGGCGATGACTATTACATGACGTCGTCGAGCTTTAATAGTGTTCCCGGCTTGCCGATCCTGCATTCAAAGGATCTCGTGAATTGGAGCCTCATTAACCACGTTTTTCGCGAGCAGGAGCCGAAGGATATCTTCAAAAAGCCGCAGCATGGCGGCGGGGTCTGGGCACCGGCTATCAGGTTTCACGCGGGCGAATTCTATATCTTCTTTCCCGATCCCGATTACGGCATCTACATGACCAAGGCCAAAGATCCGGCGGGCGAGTGGTCAAAACCGTTGCTGATCGCCGAGGGAAAAGGCTGGATCGATCCGTGCCCGCTGTGGGACGACGATGGCAAGGCGTATCTCGTCCACGCATTTGCGGGCAGCCGTGCCGGGATCAAGAGCCTGCTCGTCGTCAAAAAAATGAGTTCGGACGGTACAAAGCTGCTTGACGACGGAGTGATGGTTTTTGACGGCCACGACACCGATCCGACGGTCGAGGGGCCGAAGTTTATGAAGCGGGACGGTTATTATTACATCCTAGCCCCGGCTGGCGGCGTGGCGACCGGCTGGCAACTTGTTTTGCGGTCGACGAATGTTTACGGGCCATATGAGCGAAAGGTCGTGCTTGCTCAAGGCAGATCGACCGTGAACGGCCCGCATCAGGGAGCTCTCGTCGATACGCCGTCAGGAGAGTGGTGGTTTCTGCATTTTCAGGACAAAGGGCCGTACGGCCGCGTCGTTCACTTGCAGCCGGCGGTTTGGAAAAATGGATTTCCGGTGATCGGGTCAGACCCGGATGGCGACGGAACGGGCGAGCCGGTGCTGCAGTACAGAAAACCAAATGTCGGCAGTAGCTTTCCGATCCAAACACCGCCGGATACAGACGAATTTAATGGGCCGACCATAGGTCGGCAATGGCAATGGCACGCAAATCCTGAAGCCCGCTGGGCATTTCCCTATCCTGAGAAAGGGGTCTTGCGAATGTACTCCGTTCAGCAGCCTGACGGTTACAAAAACCTCTGGGATCTGCCAAATCTCCTGCTGCAGAAAACTCCGGCGGACGAATTCACCGCAACGGCAAAGGTTTCACTAACGCCGCGTTTCGAGGGTGAACGGTTTGGGCTTGTGGTAATGGGGCTCGATTATTCACTGATTGGCATAACAAATCGCGGCGGCAAGACATACATCTCGCAATCAACCTCAAAGTATGCTGATAAAGGAACGCTCGAGACCGAAAGTTTACCTCAGCCGCTGTTGTCGAAGGATGTTTATATCCGCGTGGATGTAAAAGCGGGTGCGGTCTGTGTCTTTAGCTACAGCATCGACGGAAAGGCGTTTGCGAATGTCGGCGAAACTTTCAAGGCACGTGAAGGGAGATGGATAGGGGCAAAGGTAGGATTTTTCTTCAATCGGCCCGGGAAATTTAACGACGCCGGTTCGGCGGATATTGATTGGATCCGGTTTGAAAGATAG
- a CDS encoding FadR family transcriptional regulator: protein MPKKTPAVFQNLNSEKNGTTAEEVVVRLRDMIHNGELSPGDRLPPERDLAKLLGVSRPTLRAGIRSLATVGILQSRQGAGTFVAERHESPTLDSSALRMLSALHGFTSDEMFEARLALEMSIAGMAAERATSEQMTLMAEQITGMYASIDDPEQYLVHDMKFHQTIAAASNNRILTSLMNMVATILFDSRSKTVKRARDLKESAEQHHNIYRAMREHDAEAASRAMHDHLVETQKAQRLEEEEARALSSGLEP, encoded by the coding sequence ATGCCAAAGAAAACACCGGCAGTTTTCCAAAATCTGAATTCGGAAAAGAACGGCACCACTGCCGAAGAGGTTGTCGTTCGCCTGCGTGACATGATCCACAACGGCGAACTTTCTCCGGGCGACCGCCTGCCGCCGGAACGAGATCTGGCAAAGCTGCTCGGCGTGAGCCGGCCGACGCTGCGCGCCGGCATTCGATCTCTGGCAACCGTCGGAATACTGCAGTCGCGGCAAGGTGCCGGAACATTTGTTGCCGAACGTCATGAGTCGCCGACACTGGACAGCAGCGCTTTGCGAATGTTATCGGCTCTTCACGGGTTTACGTCAGATGAAATGTTCGAGGCAAGGCTCGCTCTCGAAATGAGCATCGCCGGAATGGCGGCGGAGCGTGCGACCAGCGAGCAGATGACGCTCATGGCGGAGCAGATCACCGGTATGTATGCGTCGATCGACGATCCGGAGCAGTATCTGGTCCACGATATGAAATTTCATCAAACGATCGCCGCCGCGTCGAATAACCGTATTCTGACCTCACTCATGAACATGGTTGCGACTATCCTTTTTGACAGCCGTTCCAAAACGGTCAAGCGGGCCCGGGATCTGAAGGAATCTGCCGAACAGCACCATAACATCTATCGTGCGATGCGAGAACATGACGCAGAGGCGGCAAGCCGCGCTATGCACGACCATCTGGTCGAGACTCAAAAAGCCCAGCGTCTCGAAGAAGAAGAAGCTCGGGCACTTTCAAGCGGCCTCGAGCCCTGA
- a CDS encoding glycoside hydrolase family 88 protein: MKSTIILVLILLLTAGAMAQKPVSEQLADTAMNRIWVDDRNQPGIPAKWTYEQGVVHKAIQAMWYATGDAKYFNHIQKGMDYWIDEKGNHKDYKVDEYNIDHITPTTSMLMLYRATGNEKYRKMVELARTQLRTHPRTNEGGFWHKKIYPYQMWLDGLYMGQPFYAEYSMFFGEDNWNDIANQFVWMEKHSRDPKTGLLYHGWDESKQQKWANKTTGQSPHFWGRAMGWYAMGLIDVLEYFPQDHPRRSELIAILNREAAAIEKVQDKKSGVWWDILDLGGKEKNYLESSASAMFVYALARGVREGYLPERYMKVATTGWAGIKKEFIKTNTQGQTDWEGTVSVSGLGGNPYRDGSYDYYMSEKLRTNDAKGLGPAIRAALEIEAYEKGWPAKGKTVLLDDYFNHEIRRGKLGTDEVWHYKYNELLDSGFSIFMNTFRTMGGKVGQLSTAPTEANLANASVYIIVDPDTEKETANPQFVGPNNVKAISEWVKKGGVLALFGNDGQNAELDKFNTLSETFGIKFNKDRKFEVLNNDYRMGRVMIPAGNSIFPNTKEIYIKEVSTLSLSKDAKPVLTVNGDVLIAMAKYGKGSVFVIGDPWLYNEYTDGRRLPAEYENFKAAQDLGRWMIAQSKGNK, encoded by the coding sequence ATGAAAAGCACGATCATTCTTGTACTTATTTTATTGCTGACAGCCGGAGCGATGGCCCAGAAGCCGGTATCTGAGCAACTCGCCGACACCGCGATGAACCGCATTTGGGTCGATGACCGAAATCAACCCGGGATCCCGGCGAAATGGACCTACGAGCAAGGTGTCGTCCACAAGGCGATCCAGGCGATGTGGTACGCGACCGGTGATGCAAAGTATTTCAATCACATCCAGAAGGGAATGGACTACTGGATCGATGAGAAAGGCAATCATAAGGACTACAAGGTTGACGAATACAACATCGACCACATAACGCCGACGACATCAATGCTGATGCTCTATCGTGCAACTGGCAACGAGAAATACCGCAAAATGGTCGAACTCGCCCGTACGCAGCTCAGGACGCATCCGCGAACGAACGAAGGCGGCTTTTGGCACAAAAAGATCTATCCGTATCAGATGTGGCTCGACGGGCTCTATATGGGCCAACCGTTCTATGCCGAATACTCAATGTTCTTTGGCGAGGACAATTGGAATGATATCGCTAACCAGTTCGTCTGGATGGAGAAGCACTCGCGTGACCCGAAAACCGGATTGCTCTATCACGGCTGGGACGAATCGAAGCAGCAAAAATGGGCGAACAAGACCACCGGCCAATCGCCGCATTTCTGGGGACGCGCGATGGGCTGGTATGCGATGGGGCTCATCGATGTGCTTGAGTATTTTCCTCAGGATCATCCGCGACGGTCCGAGCTGATCGCGATCCTCAATCGCGAAGCAGCGGCGATCGAAAAGGTTCAGGACAAGAAAAGCGGCGTTTGGTGGGACATCCTCGATCTCGGCGGAAAAGAGAAGAACTATCTCGAATCTTCGGCATCGGCGATGTTCGTTTACGCACTTGCCCGCGGCGTCCGCGAGGGCTACTTGCCCGAAAGATACATGAAGGTTGCGACGACCGGCTGGGCGGGTATCAAGAAGGAATTCATCAAAACTAATACTCAAGGTCAGACGGATTGGGAAGGGACGGTCTCGGTCTCAGGCCTTGGCGGCAATCCATATCGTGACGGCAGCTATGATTACTACATGAGCGAAAAGCTCAGAACGAATGACGCCAAGGGGCTGGGTCCCGCGATCCGTGCGGCTCTCGAGATCGAAGCTTATGAAAAAGGCTGGCCGGCAAAAGGCAAAACGGTACTGCTCGATGACTATTTCAATCACGAGATCCGACGCGGCAAGCTCGGCACGGATGAAGTCTGGCACTACAAGTACAACGAGCTGCTCGATTCGGGTTTTTCGATCTTTATGAACACTTTCCGCACGATGGGCGGCAAGGTCGGACAGCTTTCGACCGCCCCGACGGAGGCGAATCTGGCAAATGCCAGCGTTTACATCATCGTCGATCCGGACACCGAAAAAGAGACGGCGAATCCGCAATTCGTCGGCCCGAACAATGTAAAAGCGATCTCGGAATGGGTGAAGAAAGGCGGCGTACTCGCGCTCTTTGGCAACGACGGGCAGAATGCGGAACTTGATAAATTCAATACACTATCAGAAACGTTCGGGATCAAATTTAACAAGGACCGTAAGTTCGAGGTGCTGAATAACGATTACCGGATGGGACGCGTGATGATCCCGGCCGGCAACTCGATCTTCCCGAATACCAAAGAGATCTATATCAAAGAGGTTTCGACATTGTCGCTGTCCAAGGATGCGAAACCCGTACTTACCGTAAATGGCGACGTCCTTATCGCGATGGCGAAATATGGCAAGGGCTCGGTTTTTGTGATCGGCGATCCGTGGCTTTACAACGAATATACCGACGGTCGCCGTTTACCGGCCGAATACGAGAATTTCAAAGCCGCTCAGGACCTTGGCCGGTGGATGATCGCACAGTCGAAAGGAAATAAGTAA
- a CDS encoding glycoside hydrolase family protein produces MRLRRLQILLLLAVFAASLSAQTNEFHDKLLPAPLDGGFRMDGYWVWCGSVIKGDDGKYHMFASRWPKPPGFGPYWLTNSEIVHAISDKPAGPYKFSDVALPPRGEEFWDGQMTHNPAIRKYKDTYLLYYTGTTYKGKRPGLDFRINDDSPTKLDAHQHERIGLATSKSPYGPWKRLDKPILDVKTDSWDRYLTSNAAPVVLKDGRVMLYYKGVTRLTVHAIGLAIADRYDKEYKRVTDQPLNMGIGAEDPFIWIENGKYKALMLDHERKYSPDKEIFYATSDDGIKWTVPQPGIAVSRNILWADGTTTKVGKTERPHVLIENGKPTHVFFAVSGTINGQGASWNQSIPLKK; encoded by the coding sequence ATGAGACTTAGACGTTTGCAGATCCTTCTTTTGCTGGCCGTTTTTGCGGCTAGTCTATCGGCGCAGACGAATGAGTTTCACGATAAACTTTTGCCTGCGCCGCTTGACGGCGGGTTTCGTATGGATGGTTATTGGGTGTGGTGCGGGTCGGTCATTAAGGGCGACGACGGAAAATACCATATGTTCGCGTCCCGCTGGCCAAAACCGCCCGGATTTGGGCCGTATTGGCTAACGAATTCTGAGATCGTACACGCTATTTCCGACAAACCCGCCGGGCCCTATAAATTCAGCGATGTCGCACTACCGCCGCGCGGCGAGGAATTCTGGGACGGCCAGATGACGCATAATCCGGCGATCAGAAAATACAAGGATACGTATTTGCTGTACTACACGGGAACAACGTATAAAGGGAAACGCCCGGGTCTGGACTTTCGCATTAACGATGATTCACCAACTAAACTCGATGCCCACCAGCACGAGCGCATCGGGCTCGCGACCTCGAAATCGCCCTACGGGCCATGGAAACGACTCGACAAACCGATCCTTGATGTAAAAACCGACTCCTGGGACAGATATCTGACAAGCAATGCGGCGCCGGTCGTGCTTAAAGATGGGCGAGTAATGCTTTATTATAAAGGGGTTACGCGGCTCACGGTTCATGCGATCGGTTTGGCGATCGCTGATCGATACGACAAGGAATATAAGCGAGTTACGGATCAGCCCTTGAACATGGGCATCGGTGCTGAAGATCCTTTCATATGGATCGAGAACGGCAAATACAAAGCCTTGATGCTCGATCATGAACGTAAATATTCGCCCGATAAAGAGATCTTTTACGCGACATCCGATGACGGAATTAAATGGACGGTTCCGCAACCAGGTATCGCGGTTTCGAGAAATATTTTGTGGGCCGACGGTACGACGACGAAGGTTGGTAAGACCGAGCGGCCGCATGTTCTGATCGAGAATGGAAAACCGACGCACGTTTTCTTTGCCGTAAGCGGTACCATTAATGGACAAGGCGCGAGCTGGAATCAATCGATCCCTCTCAAAAAATAG
- a CDS encoding rhamnogalacturonan acetylesterase: protein MILAIVLVLLFALLLSASASAQLTVFLAGDSTAANKAADRRPETGWGEMLQQHFDPAKVKIDNRALNGRSTKSFVDEGHWQKIVDALKKGDFVFIEFGHNDEKKDKPAVYASPDDYKANLARFIRDVRAKGATPVLMTPVSRRKFENEVLVKTHGEYPEAVKAVGKAENAAVIDMESKSAAVMTRYGKDGSTKLFLQLKPGEHPNYPKGVEDNTHFSPLGAEEMAKLAVEGIRENKIMLTKYLRK from the coding sequence TTGATCTTGGCCATCGTGCTAGTCTTGCTTTTCGCTTTGTTGTTGAGTGCTTCCGCGTCGGCCCAGTTAACCGTTTTTCTTGCAGGAGATTCGACCGCGGCGAATAAAGCGGCTGATCGACGGCCCGAAACCGGTTGGGGCGAAATGCTCCAGCAGCATTTCGACCCGGCAAAGGTAAAGATCGACAATCGAGCGCTAAATGGACGAAGCACGAAATCCTTCGTCGATGAAGGCCACTGGCAAAAGATAGTCGATGCACTTAAAAAGGGCGATTTCGTTTTCATTGAGTTCGGCCATAACGACGAGAAAAAGGACAAACCGGCGGTTTACGCGTCGCCGGACGATTACAAGGCAAATTTGGCGAGATTCATTCGCGACGTTCGGGCAAAAGGTGCGACGCCGGTGCTGATGACGCCAGTTTCGCGTCGTAAGTTCGAGAACGAAGTACTCGTAAAAACCCATGGCGAATACCCCGAGGCAGTAAAAGCTGTCGGCAAAGCCGAGAACGCTGCCGTGATCGACATGGAGAGCAAAAGTGCGGCGGTTATGACGCGATATGGAAAAGATGGTTCGACCAAGCTGTTTCTGCAATTAAAGCCGGGCGAACACCCTAATTACCCAAAAGGCGTCGAGGATAACACGCATTTCAGTCCGCTCGGAGCTGAGGAAATGGCGAAGCTTGCGGTCGAAGGCATACGCGAGAATAAGATCATGCTAACCAAGTATTTGAGGAAATAA
- a CDS encoding Gfo/Idh/MocA family oxidoreductase encodes MSDKGSINRRDFVKASGVAAASALLTGSLSAATVTPLARKRYAMVGTGHRGTGMWGKDIFERYANEIEFVGLCDKNGKRAEAGKKLIGASCPTFTSFDEMVAKTKPELLMVTTMDSTHHQFITKALAMGIDVITEKPMVTEAVQAQAVIDAEKKNNRKITVAFNYRYAPKHQKIKEILQSGEIGKVTSVDFSWYLDTSHGADYFRRWHRLKAGGGSLWVHKATHHFDLVNWWLGADPVEVTAYGDLNVYGKAGTFRHTNCRTCPHKAKCPFFWDLTKDARLMKLYAECEDVDGYMRDGCVFKEDIDIYDTMSAAVKYSNGVSMSYSLNASMPIEGYRIAFNGTKGRLEVRDYERQPWPEQLQSEIYLIKSFPRGRERIEMPNIAGGHSGGDDRLREVIFKNAQVPEHLKLPDSRAGAMSCLTGIAARTSIEQKRPVKISELIRL; translated from the coding sequence ATGTCAGATAAAGGATCGATAAACCGTCGTGATTTTGTAAAGGCATCCGGCGTTGCGGCCGCGTCGGCCCTGTTAACGGGCTCGCTGTCCGCGGCCACCGTCACACCACTGGCTCGAAAACGCTACGCAATGGTCGGAACCGGACACCGCGGTACGGGAATGTGGGGCAAAGACATCTTCGAACGCTATGCGAACGAGATCGAATTCGTTGGCCTTTGCGACAAGAACGGTAAGCGTGCCGAAGCCGGAAAAAAACTGATCGGTGCGAGCTGCCCGACGTTCACGAGTTTTGACGAAATGGTCGCCAAGACCAAGCCTGAGCTTCTGATGGTGACGACGATGGATTCGACACATCATCAATTCATTACCAAAGCTCTCGCGATGGGCATTGATGTCATCACCGAGAAACCTATGGTAACCGAGGCTGTTCAGGCTCAGGCGGTAATTGATGCCGAAAAGAAAAATAACCGCAAGATCACAGTTGCTTTCAATTACCGCTACGCGCCCAAGCACCAGAAAATAAAAGAGATACTGCAATCCGGCGAGATCGGTAAGGTTACGTCGGTCGATTTCAGCTGGTACCTCGACACGTCGCACGGCGCGGATTATTTCCGCCGCTGGCACCGTTTGAAAGCAGGCGGCGGCAGCCTTTGGGTGCATAAGGCGACGCATCATTTTGACCTGGTGAACTGGTGGCTCGGTGCCGATCCGGTCGAGGTGACGGCTTACGGCGACCTGAATGTCTACGGCAAGGCCGGGACGTTTCGCCATACAAATTGCCGCACGTGCCCGCACAAAGCAAAGTGCCCGTTCTTTTGGGATCTGACAAAAGACGCTCGATTGATGAAGCTGTATGCCGAATGCGAGGACGTTGACGGGTATATGCGTGACGGCTGCGTGTTTAAGGAAGACATCGATATTTACGACACAATGTCGGCGGCGGTCAAGTATTCGAATGGCGTCAGTATGAGCTATTCGCTCAATGCTTCAATGCCGATCGAAGGCTATCGGATCGCCTTTAACGGCACGAAAGGCAGGCTTGAGGTTCGCGATTACGAACGCCAGCCGTGGCCCGAGCAGCTGCAATCTGAGATCTACCTCATTAAGAGTTTCCCTCGCGGCCGCGAGCGGATCGAGATGCCAAATATCGCCGGCGGACACTCGGGCGGTGACGATCGGCTACGCGAGGTGATATTTAAGAACGCTCAGGTTCCCGAGCATCTGAAATTGCCGGATTCGCGTGCCGGTGCGATGTCTTGCCTGACCGGGATCGCGGCCAGGACGAGCATCGAGCAAAAGCGTCCCGTCAAGATCAGTGAGTTGATACGTTTATGA